In a single window of the Anaerotruncus rubiinfantis genome:
- a CDS encoding ABC transporter ATP-binding protein, whose amino-acid sequence MHKILEIEDLRVGFHLTHGTSHIVNGLNISLEEGHLIGLVGESGSGKSVSASAALGFVRKPGFIESGRVIFDEKVDLLALSEQELQQYRGSAVGLIAANARGHLNPLMTVGEQISNVYRAHNKCTKKEAWDATLKMLEAVGLTDIGQRAKSYPHELSGGMAQRCMIAMALINSPRVLIADDATNGLDVTVQAQIMDLIITMLRERDMSGIFITHDLGVVAQCCNEIAIMYCGQIVEFAPVEQFYKNPVHPYSRHLLYSLPEYRNAAHKEKMWENNMDPMNLPDGCLFHPRCKFACEGCRVGDIGMVEVEPGHFVKCCNIDAACKTAAAIKGGTHDGQSS is encoded by the coding sequence ATGCATAAAATTCTGGAAATCGAAGATCTGCGCGTGGGCTTTCATCTGACGCACGGCACTTCACATATTGTAAACGGGCTGAATATCTCTCTGGAGGAGGGGCATCTGATCGGGCTTGTGGGCGAATCCGGATCGGGAAAATCCGTTTCTGCGTCCGCCGCGCTCGGGTTTGTGCGCAAACCGGGATTCATCGAATCCGGCAGGGTGATCTTCGATGAGAAGGTCGATCTGCTCGCGCTTTCGGAACAGGAACTCCAGCAGTACCGCGGCAGCGCGGTGGGGCTCATTGCGGCGAACGCCCGCGGGCATCTGAATCCGCTGATGACGGTGGGCGAGCAGATTTCCAACGTCTACCGCGCGCACAACAAATGCACCAAAAAGGAGGCGTGGGACGCGACGCTCAAGATGCTCGAGGCGGTGGGGCTCACCGACATCGGGCAGCGCGCGAAATCCTATCCGCACGAACTGAGCGGCGGTATGGCGCAGCGCTGCATGATTGCGATGGCGCTTATCAACTCCCCGCGCGTGCTGATCGCGGACGACGCGACCAACGGGCTCGACGTGACCGTGCAGGCGCAGATCATGGACCTCATCATTACAATGCTGCGCGAACGCGACATGTCCGGTATCTTCATCACCCACGACCTGGGTGTTGTGGCCCAGTGCTGCAACGAGATTGCCATCATGTACTGCGGGCAGATTGTGGAATTCGCGCCGGTTGAACAGTTTTATAAAAACCCGGTGCATCCCTACAGCCGGCACCTGCTCTATTCGCTGCCGGAATACCGGAACGCGGCCCACAAGGAGAAGATGTGGGAGAACAACATGGACCCGATGAATCTGCCGGACGGCTGCCTTTTCCATCCGCGCTGCAAATTTGCCTGTGAAGGATGCAGGGTCGGGGATATCGGCATGGTTGAAGTGGAGCCGGGGCATTTTGTGAAATGCTGCAATATCGATGCGGCCTGCAAGACTGCGGCGGCGATTAAGGGAGGTACACACGATGGACAATCTTCTTGA
- a CDS encoding ABC transporter ATP-binding protein: protein MDNLLEVKNLTKLFPVGYKKNITAVNDISFDIRPGETFGLIGESGSGKSTVGRCLLNLIKPTKGKLVYKGVDYSRFTKNQKALIRKEMQMVFQDPNYSLNPRVTVWDTVQNTLKVSREFSLEQQEQLTKEALDMVHLREDNYGKYAHQLSAGQQQRVGIARAIAAHPNFVVLDEPTSSLDVSIRAEINDLLRSLQDAMGVSYLFISHDLSTIQYLCHRVAVMYLGSIMEYGTVEQLFKNFAHPYSKALLASVMVPDPDVKRSRYRLTGEIPSAINLPKGCALASRCGEAEKRCFTENPAMVEIEPGHFVKCHHAKSCHDCAGCGADAAKSNE, encoded by the coding sequence ATGGACAATCTTCTTGAAGTGAAAAATCTGACGAAATTGTTCCCGGTGGGCTATAAAAAGAACATCACGGCCGTCAATGATATCTCATTTGATATCCGTCCGGGCGAAACCTTTGGACTGATCGGTGAAAGCGGTTCCGGAAAATCCACGGTGGGGCGCTGCCTTCTGAACCTCATCAAGCCGACGAAGGGAAAACTGGTCTATAAAGGCGTGGACTATTCCAGGTTTACAAAAAACCAGAAGGCGCTCATCCGCAAGGAGATGCAGATGGTGTTTCAAGACCCGAACTATTCGCTGAACCCGCGCGTCACCGTATGGGATACGGTACAGAACACACTGAAGGTCAGCCGCGAATTTTCCCTGGAACAGCAGGAGCAGCTCACCAAGGAAGCGCTCGATATGGTGCACCTGCGGGAGGACAACTACGGCAAGTACGCCCATCAGCTCAGCGCCGGCCAGCAACAGCGCGTCGGTATTGCCCGCGCGATCGCGGCGCATCCGAACTTTGTGGTGCTCGACGAACCGACCTCCTCGCTGGACGTTTCAATCCGCGCGGAAATTAACGATCTTCTGCGCAGCCTGCAGGACGCAATGGGGGTTTCATACCTCTTCATCTCCCATGACCTGAGCACGATCCAGTATCTCTGCCACCGCGTGGCGGTCATGTATCTGGGCTCGATCATGGAATACGGCACGGTGGAGCAGCTCTTTAAAAATTTTGCGCATCCTTACAGCAAGGCGCTGCTCGCATCGGTCATGGTGCCGGACCCGGACGTGAAACGCAGCCGTTACCGGCTTACCGGCGAGATCCCCAGCGCGATCAACCTGCCGAAGGGCTGTGCGCTGGCTTCCCGCTGCGGAGAAGCGGAGAAACGGTGCTTTACCGAAAATCCAGCGATGGTGGAGATCGAGCCGGGCCATTTCGTCAAATGCCACCATGCGAAATCCTGCCATGACTGCGCCGGATGCGGTGCGGACGCAGCGAAATCAAATGAATAA
- a CDS encoding 3-oxoacyl-ACP reductase family protein codes for MRLKGKIAVITGASAGKGMSRGFPEGFAREGADLVLNYYGHPAAEMEAFRQELEQNGVRVILAEGDISQEETAKELIDTAIREFGRIDILLNNAGISKPKRLTDMSFTDWQRTISVNLNSVFLTCRYAVPHMIERKFGRIINIASQVGQKGSVEHCHYSAAKAGMIGFTKSLAREVGAYGITVNCVAPGPIVTQLMGEVSEEWIRGKAAELVLPRFGEVEEVVPSAIFLASEPDGNLYTGQTLGPNLGDVML; via the coding sequence ATGAGATTAAAAGGTAAAATTGCGGTGATCACAGGGGCGAGCGCCGGGAAAGGCATGAGCCGCGGCTTCCCAGAGGGTTTTGCCCGGGAAGGCGCCGACCTGGTGCTCAACTATTATGGGCATCCGGCCGCCGAAATGGAAGCTTTTCGGCAGGAGCTGGAACAAAACGGCGTCCGGGTGATCCTGGCGGAAGGGGATATTTCACAGGAGGAGACCGCAAAGGAGCTCATCGATACGGCGATCAGGGAATTTGGAAGGATTGACATTCTCCTAAACAACGCGGGCATCTCAAAGCCGAAACGCCTCACCGACATGAGCTTCACAGACTGGCAGCGGACAATTTCCGTGAATCTGAACAGCGTTTTTCTCACCTGCCGCTATGCTGTGCCGCATATGATTGAACGGAAATTCGGCCGTATCATCAACATTGCGTCACAGGTCGGACAGAAAGGCAGCGTCGAGCATTGTCATTATTCCGCCGCAAAGGCCGGGATGATCGGCTTCACCAAATCGCTCGCGCGGGAAGTGGGTGCGTACGGCATCACTGTGAACTGTGTGGCTCCCGGCCCGATTGTGACCCAGCTGATGGGCGAAGTGAGCGAGGAATGGATCAGGGGCAAGGCGGCGGAACTGGTTCTGCCGCGTTTCGGAGAGGTGGAAGAGGTAGTCCCGTCCGCGATTTTTCTGGCGTCGGAACCGGACGGAAACCTCTATACGGGCCAGACGCTTGGACCGAACCTTGGCGATGTGATGCTTTGA
- a CDS encoding M20 family metallo-hydrolase, producing the protein MEINKARLWDRQQQVGSIGADPQGGISRFAWTPEYKEACELLIKWMEEAGLGVRVDTVGNIYGRMEGTEDLPAILSGSHFDTVPNGGKFDGLTGIMTALEALQTMRDNGYKPRRPIEMVAFVNEEASQFLGGTFGSKAMCGVLPHDYPDVTKHRFTGEPLRDAMREFGMGLDPDNIEDSIIDPKNYCCFIEVHIEQGRYLLEHDLPLAVVTDIAGIKQFYITLNGISCHAGGMAMEDRHDTLAAAAAVACEVERLAKTLSPNTRGTVGYIQSDPAEHNIIARQSVIPVDYREADDEKWQKFYDDLIAFVEKQCSERGLTYSVTTTIDERPSHCHPRLMSAIHKAAEGHRIPHTEMISFPCHDAVNIERIMPMGMIFLRSSNEGLSHCPEEYTTPEDLEAGANTLLGTFIDLCENDWE; encoded by the coding sequence ATGGAAATTAACAAAGCCCGCCTGTGGGACCGGCAGCAGCAGGTCGGTTCCATCGGAGCCGACCCGCAGGGGGGGATCAGCAGATTTGCCTGGACTCCGGAATATAAAGAGGCCTGCGAACTACTGATAAAATGGATGGAAGAGGCTGGGCTCGGCGTACGCGTCGACACCGTGGGGAATATCTATGGGCGTATGGAGGGAACGGAAGACCTTCCGGCGATCCTTTCCGGTTCGCATTTCGACACGGTCCCGAACGGTGGGAAATTTGACGGCCTCACGGGTATTATGACCGCGCTAGAAGCGCTGCAGACCATGCGGGACAACGGCTACAAACCACGCCGCCCGATTGAGATGGTCGCCTTTGTGAATGAGGAAGCAAGCCAGTTTTTGGGAGGTACCTTCGGCAGCAAGGCGATGTGCGGCGTATTGCCGCACGACTACCCCGATGTCACCAAGCACCGGTTCACCGGCGAGCCACTGCGGGACGCGATGCGTGAATTTGGCATGGGACTTGACCCGGACAATATCGAGGACAGCATCATTGACCCGAAAAATTATTGCTGCTTCATCGAAGTACATATCGAACAGGGCCGCTATCTGCTTGAACATGATCTGCCGCTCGCGGTCGTGACCGATATCGCCGGGATCAAGCAGTTCTATATCACGCTGAACGGCATCTCATGCCATGCTGGCGGCATGGCGATGGAGGACCGGCATGATACGCTTGCGGCGGCGGCCGCAGTCGCGTGCGAGGTGGAACGGCTGGCAAAGACCCTGAGTCCGAACACCCGCGGCACGGTCGGCTACATCCAGTCCGATCCGGCCGAACATAACATCATTGCGCGCCAGTCGGTCATCCCGGTCGATTACCGGGAGGCCGACGACGAAAAATGGCAGAAGTTCTATGACGATCTGATTGCTTTTGTGGAAAAGCAATGCAGCGAACGCGGGTTGACTTATTCGGTCACAACGACCATCGACGAACGGCCGTCTCACTGCCATCCGCGTCTGATGTCCGCTATCCATAAAGCAGCGGAGGGACACCGTATCCCGCACACTGAAATGATCAGCTTCCCATGCCATGACGCGGTCAACATCGAGCGGATTATGCCGATGGGGATGATCTTCCTACGCAGCTCGAACGAGGGACTCAGCCATTGCCCCGAGGAATATACGACGCCGGAGGACCTGGAAGCTGGCGCGAACACCCTTTTGGGAACGTTTATTGACCTTTGCGAAAACGATTGGGAATAA
- a CDS encoding RidA family protein, with protein MELKRITTDKAPNPGGWYSQAFVVGDFVFTAGVTANDPVTQEMVGPGDIVLQTRQAIKNLEQILIAAGTDLKHVVKTLVFVSNIDDFAVFNEEYKKFFPVDPPARSTMQIGKFNNGMVIEIEAVAVLPN; from the coding sequence ATGGAACTGAAAAGAATTACAACTGATAAGGCCCCGAATCCGGGCGGCTGGTACTCGCAGGCATTTGTCGTGGGAGATTTTGTCTTTACAGCGGGTGTTACCGCGAACGACCCAGTGACGCAGGAGATGGTCGGCCCAGGCGATATCGTCCTACAGACCCGGCAGGCGATCAAAAATCTGGAGCAGATCCTGATTGCCGCGGGCACCGATCTCAAGCATGTGGTGAAAACGCTGGTCTTTGTCAGTAATATTGATGATTTCGCGGTGTTCAACGAGGAATATAAAAAATTCTTCCCCGTGGACCCGCCCGCGCGCAGCACGATGCAGATTGGGAAATTCAATAACGGCATGGTCATCGAGATCGAAGCGGTGGCCGTCCTGCCAAACTGA